Proteins encoded in a region of the Onthophagus taurus isolate NC chromosome 10, IU_Otau_3.0, whole genome shotgun sequence genome:
- the LOC111428275 gene encoding uncharacterized protein isoform X2, producing the protein MGNVFFTRNSRKTICKVLNRFPNWMFQSDHRVYLNPLLLEWRKNELNDEFFDSAFELSLEEEKFSPERKLRRQTICGYKLSHKEEMKILNDELAALRKQVELLISREIVDVKEIPPPPPLPNLATSTPHKGPYKDINKDLNKDRYKDPYEDFSNKNLDVLKDITNVKLKPVIPKKMGTPRKPDVRNDLHEILKRRYAAMHSPQKSLKFDEDENYISCSTQNVLF; encoded by the coding sequence atggGAAACGTCTTCTTTACGAGAAACTCGCGAAAAACGATTTGTAAAGTCCTAAATCGATTCCCGAATTGGATGTTTCAATCTGATCATCGAGTTTATTTGAACCCGCTTTTGTTGGAGTGGAGAAAAAATGAGTTAAACGATGAATTTTTCGATTCTGCTTTCGAATTATCTTTGGAGGAGGAAAAATTTTCGCCGGAACGAAAATTACGACGCCAAACGATTTGTGGTTATAAATTATCGCACaaagaagaaatgaaaattttaaacgatgaATTAGCCGCTTTGCGAAAACAAGTTGAGTTATTAATTTCGAGGGAAATTGTTGATGTTAAAGAAATTCCTCCACCTCCTCCGTTACCGAATTTGGCGACTTCAACTCCCCATAAAGGTCCCTATAAAGATATCAATAAAGATCTCAATAAAGATCGTTATAAAGATCCCTATGAAGATTTCAGTAATAAGAACTTGGATGTTTTGAAAGATATCacaaatgttaaattaaaaccagTTATCCCGAAGAAGATGGGAACTCCAAGAAAACCGGATGTAAGAAACGATTTACATGAGATTTTAAAACGAAGATATGCTGCCATGCATTCACCCCAGAagagtttaaaatttgatgaagatgaaaattACATTAGTTGTAGTACtcaaaatgttcttttttaa